In one window of Lewinella sp. 4G2 DNA:
- a CDS encoding serine hydrolase, with product MSVTTRRRWLAFFAVLIVVLFAAFLWVRPLLNIGAGYAAKHACSCHFLQGRELGEISEQDLNFSVLGYASLSASEDRVKATFFGLVPRVAVFRPGIGCTLINDDLLPVKDVTKGAAAGAWVEGQVEDAVQLRGEYQNAVDLGMAPVEGGGARGIVIMHKGEIVAEDYAPGYGPRSPLLGWSMTKSLTGLALGAYYHQLDSLDKPSIADFVNQKNLYPAWSGDARAQITLADLLHMNSGLGWNEGYGSLSDATIMLHEQPDMAAYATGMPALEPTGENWVYSSGTTNILADYLDRKVRPQGMSAHQFMQVLFSPIARTLFVEPDQAGKPVGSSYGWATARDWARLGQFMLQDGVWNGDTLVAPGWIDFMREPAVGSDGIYGGQLWLPGPDMPSLPKDAYMMRGFQDQRVFVIPSLELVIARLGHNVDKRTDFDGLVGAVMEVVEQ from the coding sequence ATGTCCGTCACAACCCGCCGCCGCTGGCTCGCATTTTTTGCCGTTTTAATCGTCGTCCTGTTCGCCGCCTTTTTGTGGGTGCGGCCCCTGCTCAATATCGGTGCGGGTTACGCGGCCAAGCACGCCTGCTCCTGCCACTTTTTGCAGGGACGGGAGCTGGGGGAGATCAGTGAGCAGGACCTTAATTTTTCCGTCCTCGGATACGCTTCGCTGTCCGCCAGTGAAGATCGGGTTAAAGCTACCTTTTTCGGCCTCGTGCCCCGGGTGGCCGTATTTCGCCCCGGCATCGGCTGTACGCTCATCAACGACGATCTGCTCCCCGTCAAGGACGTGACCAAGGGCGCTGCCGCAGGTGCCTGGGTAGAGGGGCAAGTAGAAGATGCGGTACAACTCCGCGGTGAATACCAGAATGCGGTTGACCTGGGAATGGCCCCGGTGGAAGGGGGCGGTGCCCGCGGGATTGTAATTATGCACAAGGGAGAAATCGTAGCGGAGGACTACGCCCCGGGCTACGGACCCCGCTCCCCCCTCCTCGGCTGGTCGATGACCAAATCACTAACGGGCCTCGCCCTCGGCGCTTATTACCACCAACTCGATTCTCTGGATAAGCCCTCGATTGCGGATTTCGTCAACCAAAAAAACCTCTATCCAGCGTGGTCTGGCGACGCCCGGGCGCAGATCACTTTGGCGGATCTCCTCCACATGAACTCCGGCCTGGGCTGGAACGAGGGCTACGGCAGCCTGTCGGACGCCACCATCATGCTCCACGAGCAACCGGACATGGCCGCCTACGCCACCGGGATGCCCGCCCTCGAGCCCACCGGCGAAAACTGGGTCTACTCCAGCGGCACCACCAATATTCTGGCGGATTACCTCGACCGCAAGGTCCGGCCCCAAGGCATGAGCGCCCACCAGTTCATGCAGGTGCTCTTCTCCCCCATCGCCCGTACCCTCTTCGTGGAGCCGGACCAGGCCGGCAAACCCGTTGGTAGCTCCTACGGCTGGGCGACGGCGAGGGATTGGGCCAGGCTCGGCCAATTCATGCTCCAGGATGGTGTGTGGAATGGCGATACCCTCGTCGCTCCGGGTTGGATCGATTTCATGCGCGAACCCGCGGTGGGCAGCGACGGCATCTACGGTGGCCAACTCTGGCTCCCCGGCCCGGACATGCCTTCCCTACCCAAGGATGCCTACATGATGCGGGGATTCCAGGACCAACGGGTCTTCGTCATCCCCTCCCTCGAGTTGGTCATCGCTCGTCTAGGGCATAACGTGGATAAGCGGACGGATTTTGATGGGCTGGTGGGGGCAGTTATGGAAGTGGTAGAACAATGA
- a CDS encoding CPBP family intramembrane glutamic endopeptidase — protein sequence MALFNCNRVRPTIKILSIVYVFAIAAAVISSYIGANYTLPKTYGFLYSISVYFILTSTTLSFKNKGSALFTANSIFWITTSILIGIYYVANHNHFWNASSIWSYVIFIRIFMGAFFEELLFRKYVVDYLYDAKYSVLLTAIFSTLLFSVFHSVNLFKAPLAAVINQMVYAFIMGALYFLSRRVTSSWAAAILPHLLSNLALGSYAYFDLDQYLLQ from the coding sequence ATGGCATTATTTAATTGTAATAGGGTGAGGCCAACTATAAAAATATTGTCAATAGTTTACGTATTCGCTATAGCTGCCGCTGTAATTAGCAGTTATATAGGGGCCAATTACACACTTCCCAAAACATACGGATTCCTTTATAGTATATCCGTGTATTTTATTTTAACCTCAACTACTTTATCATTTAAAAATAAAGGATCAGCATTATTTACTGCCAATTCCATTTTTTGGATTACTACTTCCATCCTTATCGGCATATACTACGTTGCCAACCACAATCACTTCTGGAATGCATCCAGCATATGGAGCTACGTTATTTTTATCAGAATTTTTATGGGTGCATTTTTTGAAGAACTTCTATTCCGGAAGTATGTTGTTGACTATTTGTATGATGCCAAATATTCGGTGTTACTCACGGCGATTTTTTCCACGCTACTATTTTCTGTTTTCCATTCGGTTAACTTGTTTAAAGCTCCACTCGCCGCTGTGATAAATCAGATGGTATACGCCTTTATTATGGGCGCCCTTTATTTCCTTTCAAGAAGGGTGACTAGTTCGTGGGCAGCTGCAATTCTTCCGCATCTATTATCCAACTTAGCATTAGGATCATATGCCTATTTTGACTTGGACCAATATTTATTGCAATAA
- a CDS encoding aminopeptidase P family protein: MFPPATYATRRQQLAESVQTGLIFLPGNREAPMRYTDNAYPFRQDSNFRYFAGHNLPDLALTIDAATGASRLWGDDISLDHVIWMGEQPSVAELAQQIGAERGGTLAELSATLKAYARDVKFLPPYRAERVTFLKEHLGADAGADEGLIRAVIALRSVKSAEELEQMSIAVKTSLAMHAAAKAHAAPGQLEHETAGLIEGMAIAGGGRLAYPAIVTRNGQILHNHYHGNVLQKGDLLLIDAGAEATSGYAGDITRTFSVGQPLTKKQEEIYRIVDQAKTEAIANARPGIQNRTLHDQAGRLIFDGLKALGLTKGDPDESVAAGAHALFMPHGLGHMIGLDVHDMEDLGEDLVGYDAETQRSTQFGTRNLRLGRELREGFAITVEPGIYFIPALIDRWKAEGTCAEFINFGKLEAYRDFGGIRLEDNVVITGEGSRVL, encoded by the coding sequence ATGTTCCCCCCAGCCACCTACGCCACCCGCCGCCAACAACTTGCCGAATCCGTCCAAACCGGACTCATCTTTTTGCCCGGGAACCGGGAGGCGCCGATGCGGTACACCGACAATGCCTATCCCTTCCGCCAGGATTCCAACTTCCGCTACTTCGCCGGCCACAACTTGCCGGATCTGGCCCTCACGATCGACGCGGCGACCGGCGCCAGCCGGCTTTGGGGGGACGACATCAGCCTCGACCACGTCATCTGGATGGGGGAGCAACCGAGCGTCGCCGAGCTGGCCCAGCAGATTGGAGCCGAACGCGGTGGCACGCTAGCCGAGCTCTCTGCTACCCTGAAAGCCTATGCGCGGGATGTCAAATTCCTGCCACCCTACCGCGCGGAGCGGGTTACTTTTCTGAAAGAACATCTGGGCGCTGACGCAGGTGCGGACGAAGGACTGATTAGGGCGGTGATCGCATTGCGGTCCGTAAAGTCAGCGGAGGAGCTTGAGCAAATGTCGATTGCCGTAAAGACAAGTTTGGCGATGCACGCTGCTGCCAAAGCCCACGCCGCCCCCGGCCAATTGGAGCACGAAACGGCGGGCCTCATCGAAGGTATGGCCATCGCCGGTGGCGGCCGCTTGGCCTACCCCGCCATCGTCACCCGCAACGGGCAGATCCTGCACAACCACTACCACGGGAACGTCCTGCAAAAGGGTGACCTCCTGCTCATCGACGCCGGCGCCGAAGCAACGAGTGGCTACGCGGGCGACATCACCCGGACCTTTTCCGTCGGACAGCCTTTGACCAAAAAGCAGGAAGAGATCTACCGAATCGTCGACCAAGCTAAAACGGAGGCCATCGCTAACGCCCGACCCGGCATCCAAAACCGGACGCTGCACGACCAGGCCGGCCGCCTCATCTTTGATGGGTTAAAGGCATTGGGCCTCACCAAAGGGGACCCGGACGAATCCGTAGCCGCCGGCGCCCACGCCCTGTTTATGCCGCACGGCCTGGGCCACATGATTGGGTTGGACGTCCACGATATGGAAGACCTTGGCGAAGACCTGGTGGGTTACGACGCCGAAACCCAGCGCTCCACTCAATTCGGTACCCGCAACCTGCGCCTCGGCCGGGAGCTGCGGGAAGGGTTCGCCATCACCGTTGAGCCGGGCATTTACTTCATCCCCGCCCTCATCGACCGGTGGAAAGCGGAGGGGACCTGCGCCGAATTCATCAACTTCGGCAAACTGGAGGCCTACCGCGACTTCGGTGGCATCCGGTTGGAGGATAATGTGGTAATTACTGGGGAGGGGAGTCGGGTGCTGTAG
- the rluF gene encoding 23S rRNA pseudouridine(2604) synthase RluF, producing the protein MSVSINKFISSTGVCSRREADKLLDAGRVQLNGVTAKRGNRVEEGDTVLLDGKAIGAKPETVYLALHKPAGITCTTDQRDKTNIIDFVNYPERIFPIGRLDKPSTGLILLTNDGDIVNKILRVENAHDKEYIVTVDKPIDREFVRAMAGGIPILGTVTRRCEVEKIGQKKFRIILNQGLNRQIRRMCEYLGYEVRTLKRTRIMNVRLAKLPVGEWRTLREDELEVLLALTSFRQDVKEDKGE; encoded by the coding sequence TTGAGCGTTTCCATCAACAAGTTTATCTCCTCCACCGGAGTCTGCTCGCGCCGCGAGGCGGATAAGTTGCTCGACGCCGGCCGCGTCCAACTCAACGGCGTCACGGCCAAACGGGGTAACCGGGTGGAAGAAGGGGATACCGTTCTGCTGGACGGAAAAGCTATCGGCGCCAAGCCCGAAACGGTCTACCTCGCCCTGCACAAGCCAGCCGGCATCACCTGCACGACGGACCAGCGGGACAAGACCAACATCATCGATTTCGTCAATTACCCCGAGCGCATCTTCCCGATCGGGCGGCTGGATAAACCCTCCACGGGCCTCATCCTGCTAACGAACGACGGCGATATTGTCAACAAAATCCTCCGGGTAGAGAACGCCCACGATAAGGAGTACATCGTGACGGTAGATAAGCCCATCGACCGGGAGTTCGTCCGCGCCATGGCCGGCGGCATTCCCATCCTCGGCACCGTTACCCGCCGTTGTGAAGTGGAAAAGATTGGGCAGAAGAAATTCCGCATTATCCTCAATCAAGGCCTCAACCGGCAGATCCGCCGTATGTGTGAGTACCTGGGATACGAAGTCCGCACGCTCAAACGCACGCGCATCATGAACGTCCGCCTCGCCAAGTTACCGGTGGGGGAGTGGCGGACGTTGCGGGAGGATGAGTTGGAGGTGTTGCTAGCGCTGACAAGTTTTCGACAAGACGTAAAAGAAGATAAAGGAGAATAA
- a CDS encoding aminopeptidase, with translation MTKEQLTAYADLLVNYCVELQAGERLYVSTTTLAAPLIGALQEAVLKAGGHLEYDLAVEGGGAAIRDYASPEQAGYVGVLFREAMENFEAYINIRAPFNLRQEPPAEELRNARREAVKPYYEMYFARTARRGEPGGLKRNSCVYPCPALAEEAGMSLEEYTDFVMQATKATSTDPKGAWLAVRERQQTVVDKLNSCTTFRYVNDRSDITFTTNGRTWINSDGQTNMPSGEVYTSPEEDSVNGKIHFDYPAINSGKVVRGVTLTVKDGYIESWTAEEGQDVLDETFKIEGTRRFGEAAIGTNYTIDRFSKNILFDEKIGGTVHMAIGQSYAQCGGKNQSSVHWDMIADMKKGGQIYADGELIYVDGLFIPELWPAA, from the coding sequence ATGACCAAAGAACAACTTACCGCTTACGCCGACCTCCTCGTAAACTACTGTGTAGAGTTACAGGCCGGCGAACGCCTCTACGTGAGCACGACGACCCTCGCCGCACCGCTGATTGGCGCCCTGCAGGAAGCCGTCCTGAAAGCCGGTGGTCACCTGGAATACGACCTTGCCGTGGAGGGTGGTGGCGCTGCCATCAGGGATTACGCCAGCCCCGAACAGGCGGGTTACGTGGGCGTGCTCTTCCGGGAAGCGATGGAGAATTTTGAGGCCTACATCAACATCCGGGCGCCCTTCAACCTGCGGCAGGAACCACCGGCCGAGGAATTGCGCAACGCCCGGCGGGAAGCGGTGAAGCCCTACTACGAAATGTACTTCGCCCGGACGGCCCGGCGCGGCGAACCCGGGGGGCTGAAACGCAACTCCTGCGTCTACCCCTGCCCGGCCCTCGCCGAGGAGGCCGGTATGAGCTTGGAGGAATACACCGACTTCGTGATGCAGGCCACCAAAGCCACGAGTACGGACCCGAAAGGCGCCTGGTTAGCCGTGCGGGAACGCCAGCAGACTGTCGTCGATAAACTCAATAGCTGTACCACCTTCCGCTACGTCAATGACCGGTCGGACATCACCTTCACCACCAACGGCCGCACGTGGATCAACAGCGACGGACAAACGAATATGCCCTCCGGCGAAGTCTATACCAGCCCGGAAGAGGACAGCGTGAACGGGAAGATCCACTTCGATTACCCGGCCATCAATAGCGGGAAGGTCGTCCGTGGCGTGACCCTCACCGTGAAGGATGGCTACATCGAAAGCTGGACAGCCGAAGAGGGCCAGGACGTGCTGGATGAGACCTTTAAGATCGAGGGCACCCGGCGCTTTGGGGAAGCGGCGATCGGGACGAATTACACCATTGACCGCTTCAGCAAAAACATCCTATTCGACGAGAAGATTGGCGGGACGGTCCACATGGCCATCGGCCAGAGTTACGCGCAGTGTGGCGGGAAGAACCAGTCCAGCGTGCACTGGGATATGATCGCCGACATGAAAAAAGGCGGCCAGATTTACGCGGATGGGGAATTAATTTACGTCGACGGTTTGTTTATCCCCGAATTGTGGCCGGCGGCGTAA
- a CDS encoding immunoglobulin-like domain-containing protein: MHRFSSLATLVVCLLACLCTGQLSAQTFTGDVTLSSNADIQAFVDGNNDRYTTVDGNLTLNGGVPMAGGAISDLNNIKDLIEVTGTISILGWTNDNQGFVSWDNLTTIGGDLIVRDASGSLSQVKMESVTSIGGGVEVTNSVGNGQWQVSLNNLDGTIDRLILTDNIDASRTGGLKDVKFFNLDQITGPFTVTNTFLSNNLQLGDLNVSGALTVSNNPELTQLSLNNLNTISGDFLVERNAKLREITCFQITSTKNVTIQDSQPELNVINFKGKTNSTITGNLTVTNNDRPSGSRPFFNFDGIEFITGNVAFTNQSKVAAQIEMQKLFSVGGNMLFNNIARSIRLARNDPSSNLTGTLTLTDNPFEAGQEINFRTQTGATTFANNTHTSATGLKFTCQTCGDITISGNNNLGSIFMQNTQTVGNYVLADNPELAVIQFPDILNFGSFRLSGNHPLFRDLNVNSNNNNVQTLGVNIAGDLSITSPGTGFTGASDALKLFLVRNIGGDLILENATPNNPFNVFFNSLSLVGGDISIKNFARNDIQLGNSGVLDFNGNITLEGNEMASRAIIRANSANSISITSPNALGNNLATVEFPELTSVTNGITLNNNAALTTLKIPKLATVGGPFTLSGNTALATVDVPSDGVTTGGLVLTDNSNLTGGLDLEEFTLSSGDLTISGNTNFSACCSIDCDLQATINDNGGSVTVFNNAAGCASIVDIAETCETAEVVCGDVSVNLSDGDGTTITVEATSLEDQNGPLLTECLGDDLVYSFDAAGTQTSRDFSCADAGANGVNVTLYVRGPAGTAALASCATTVVVTDDVLPVITLNGMAMMDVPLNQPYTDAGATVADNCTSGLTATTAGSVDVTTPGTYTLTFTATDDANNAATPVEREVTVLGAALSTDAATVGTDFGTVNRMSADPRPVKTYTITNSGNVAGNNLMVTSSSSDFTVSNVSASMIGENGTVTFDVTFDPATANGKTGTVTVGTDDGAEATFNVSGNGGEVRVYLEETGQYYSSVQDAIDAATEATTIYIPADMYDEDLDFTGKQLTIIIGTFQQGI, from the coding sequence ATGCATCGTTTTTCCTCTTTGGCCACCCTCGTGGTCTGTCTGCTAGCGTGCTTGTGCACCGGCCAACTCTCCGCCCAAACTTTCACGGGCGACGTTACTCTTTCCTCCAACGCCGACATCCAGGCCTTCGTGGATGGCAACAACGACCGCTACACCACGGTAGACGGTAACCTGACCCTCAACGGTGGCGTGCCGATGGCGGGCGGTGCCATCTCCGACCTCAATAACATTAAGGACTTGATCGAGGTGACGGGAACGATCTCCATCCTCGGCTGGACCAACGATAATCAGGGCTTCGTCTCCTGGGATAATCTGACGACCATCGGCGGTGACCTCATCGTGCGCGATGCCTCCGGCAGCCTTTCGCAGGTAAAGATGGAAAGCGTCACCTCCATCGGAGGCGGTGTGGAAGTCACGAACTCCGTTGGTAACGGCCAGTGGCAGGTCTCCCTAAATAACCTGGATGGCACCATCGACCGTCTTATCCTGACGGATAACATTGACGCTAGCCGGACGGGTGGCCTAAAGGACGTAAAGTTCTTCAACCTGGACCAAATCACCGGCCCCTTCACGGTAACCAATACCTTCCTTTCCAATAATCTTCAGTTGGGGGACCTCAACGTTTCCGGCGCCCTTACGGTGAGTAACAACCCCGAACTGACGCAACTGTCTCTGAATAATCTGAATACGATCTCCGGAGACTTCCTGGTTGAGCGTAATGCCAAGTTGCGGGAGATCACCTGTTTTCAGATCACTTCTACGAAGAACGTTACCATTCAGGATAGCCAACCGGAGCTTAACGTGATCAATTTTAAGGGGAAAACGAATTCCACGATCACTGGTAACCTGACCGTAACTAACAACGACCGCCCCAGTGGTTCGCGGCCATTCTTTAACTTCGATGGCATCGAATTCATTACCGGGAACGTCGCCTTTACGAACCAGAGCAAAGTGGCGGCCCAGATTGAAATGCAGAAACTATTTTCCGTAGGGGGCAACATGCTCTTCAACAACATTGCGCGCTCCATCCGTCTCGCCAGAAATGACCCCAGCTCAAATCTTACCGGTACGCTTACGCTGACCGATAATCCTTTCGAAGCCGGCCAGGAGATCAACTTCCGCACCCAAACGGGAGCAACTACTTTTGCAAATAATACCCATACCTCCGCTACCGGTCTGAAGTTTACCTGCCAGACTTGTGGCGATATCACCATTAGTGGCAACAATAATCTGGGGAGCATCTTCATGCAGAACACCCAAACCGTAGGTAACTACGTCCTGGCTGACAATCCGGAATTAGCAGTTATTCAATTTCCCGATATCCTAAATTTTGGTTCCTTCAGACTTTCCGGTAACCACCCCCTTTTCCGGGATCTGAACGTTAACTCCAATAACAATAACGTCCAGACCTTGGGCGTCAACATTGCTGGAGACCTATCGATCACGAGTCCTGGCACTGGTTTTACGGGGGCATCCGACGCCCTGAAGCTCTTTCTGGTGCGCAACATCGGCGGAGACCTGATCCTGGAAAATGCGACGCCAAATAACCCCTTCAACGTATTCTTCAACAGCCTCTCACTCGTAGGTGGCGACATTAGTATCAAAAACTTCGCGCGCAACGATATCCAACTCGGTAACTCCGGAGTGCTGGATTTTAACGGCAATATCACGCTGGAGGGGAACGAAATGGCGTCCCGCGCAATCATTCGGGCCAACTCCGCCAATTCTATCTCGATCACTTCTCCCAATGCGTTGGGCAACAACTTGGCCACGGTAGAATTCCCGGAACTGACGAGCGTCACCAATGGCATCACCCTCAACAATAACGCTGCGCTCACCACGCTAAAGATTCCTAAACTGGCGACCGTCGGTGGTCCGTTTACCCTCTCTGGCAACACAGCCCTGGCGACCGTAGACGTACCCTCCGACGGCGTGACGACCGGCGGCCTCGTACTTACTGACAACAGCAACCTGACTGGTGGGCTGGACCTGGAAGAGTTCACCCTGTCCAGCGGCGACCTCACCATCTCCGGCAACACCAACTTCAGCGCCTGTTGCTCCATTGACTGCGACCTGCAGGCTACTATCAACGACAACGGTGGCAGCGTAACCGTCTTCAACAATGCAGCGGGCTGTGCCAGCATCGTCGATATCGCCGAAACCTGCGAAACGGCCGAAGTAGTTTGTGGCGACGTCAGCGTCAATCTTTCTGACGGCGACGGGACGACCATTACCGTCGAAGCGACTTCCCTCGAAGACCAAAATGGCCCCCTCCTCACGGAATGCTTAGGCGATGACCTCGTCTACAGCTTCGACGCTGCTGGCACCCAGACCTCTCGCGACTTTTCTTGCGCTGACGCAGGTGCGAACGGGGTGAACGTTACGCTGTACGTCCGCGGACCAGCAGGAACGGCTGCCCTGGCTAGCTGCGCCACAACCGTAGTGGTAACGGACGACGTCCTGCCAGTCATCACCCTCAACGGGATGGCGATGATGGACGTGCCGCTGAACCAACCTTACACGGATGCCGGCGCGACCGTCGCTGATAACTGTACTTCCGGACTGACCGCCACCACCGCAGGTAGCGTGGACGTGACCACTCCCGGAACCTACACCCTCACCTTCACCGCAACGGACGACGCTAATAACGCCGCCACCCCCGTGGAGCGGGAAGTAACCGTCCTGGGCGCCGCCCTGAGCACGGACGCCGCTACGGTAGGTACCGACTTCGGCACCGTCAACCGGATGAGCGCCGACCCACGGCCGGTAAAGACCTACACGATCACGAACAGTGGTAACGTGGCGGGTAACAACCTCATGGTAACGTCCTCCAGCAGCGACTTTACTGTGAGCAATGTCAGTGCCAGCATGATTGGCGAAAACGGTACGGTTACCTTCGACGTCACCTTTGACCCGGCTACGGCAAACGGCAAAACCGGCACTGTCACCGTAGGCACGGACGATGGCGCGGAAGCCACCTTCAACGTCAGTGGTAACGGCGGTGAAGTACGCGTTTACCTCGAAGAAACGGGTCAGTACTACAGTTCCGTTCAGGATGCCATTGACGCAGCTACGGAAGCGACGACCATCTACATCCCCGCGGATATGTACGATGAGGATCTCGACTTCACGGGTAAGCAGCTGACGATCATCATCGGTACCTTCCAGCAGGGTATTTGA
- a CDS encoding DUF2911 domain-containing protein, with protein sequence MRKQLLTLLLAFMALGLTAQITTPAASPKAKTETVIGLTDVHVEYSRPGVKGRKIFAADGLVPYGEVWRTGANAATKLTVSDDVMIGGQEVKAGSYAVLTKPMAAQWEVMFFPYESGSWNSYVDKIPAAKVMATSMKMGDAKVENFTIMFDEYTMDGANMYMMWDQTMAMLPIKTNAMEAVQANIKRVMAGPSMNDYYNAATFTAETGDNKAALEMITKANMMAGDNARFWMLRRQGLIQESLGMKSEAKKSFEMSLAKAKEAGNMDYVRMNEKSLKML encoded by the coding sequence ATGCGCAAGCAACTACTTACCCTCCTGTTGGCCTTCATGGCCCTTGGCCTTACCGCTCAGATCACCACCCCCGCCGCCAGCCCGAAGGCGAAGACGGAAACCGTCATCGGCCTCACCGACGTGCACGTGGAATACAGCCGCCCCGGCGTGAAGGGCCGCAAGATCTTTGCCGCGGACGGCCTCGTGCCCTACGGCGAAGTATGGCGCACCGGCGCTAACGCCGCCACGAAACTGACCGTCAGCGACGACGTCATGATCGGCGGGCAGGAAGTAAAGGCCGGCAGCTACGCCGTGCTCACCAAGCCGATGGCCGCCCAGTGGGAAGTCATGTTTTTCCCCTACGAAAGCGGCAGCTGGAACAGCTACGTGGATAAGATCCCCGCCGCCAAAGTCATGGCCACGAGCATGAAAATGGGCGACGCGAAAGTCGAGAACTTCACCATCATGTTCGACGAGTACACCATGGACGGCGCCAACATGTATATGATGTGGGACCAGACGATGGCCATGCTGCCCATCAAAACCAACGCTATGGAAGCCGTACAGGCCAACATCAAGCGCGTCATGGCCGGCCCGAGCATGAACGACTACTACAACGCCGCCACCTTCACCGCCGAAACCGGCGACAACAAGGCCGCCCTCGAAATGATCACCAAAGCCAACATGATGGCCGGCGACAACGCCCGCTTCTGGATGCTGCGCCGCCAGGGCCTCATCCAGGAAAGCCTCGGCATGAAGTCAGAAGCCAAGAAGAGTTTCGAAATGTCCCTCGCCAAGGCCAAGGAGGCGGGGAATATGGACTACGTGCGGATGAACGAGAAATCGCTCAAGATGCTCTAG
- a CDS encoding GAF domain-containing protein yields the protein MSASATMPYFIKPSVNLSAAEKEAAYALAHQQIVATIGDETDETIKMVTINCLLKTHLPYYYWVGFYLNRGDETLTVGPYQGTLGCLYIKFGRGVCGTVALSQVPKIVGDCHALAQGTEHIACDPNSRSEIVLPVMRKDGSLLGVFDVDSSEVASFDGVDLRWLERILTVFSL from the coding sequence ATGTCCGCCAGCGCCACTATGCCTTACTTCATCAAGCCGTCCGTAAATCTTTCCGCTGCGGAGAAGGAGGCTGCCTACGCGCTCGCTCACCAGCAAATCGTAGCGACGATCGGGGACGAAACGGATGAGACCATCAAGATGGTCACCATCAACTGCCTGCTGAAGACCCATTTGCCCTATTACTACTGGGTCGGTTTCTACCTGAACCGCGGCGACGAAACGCTCACGGTCGGGCCGTATCAGGGTACGCTCGGTTGCCTCTACATCAAGTTTGGCCGCGGGGTTTGTGGCACGGTGGCGCTGTCGCAGGTGCCAAAAATTGTGGGGGATTGCCACGCCCTGGCGCAAGGGACCGAGCACATCGCCTGTGACCCCAACAGCCGTTCGGAGATCGTGCTCCCGGTGATGCGAAAGGATGGATCCCTCCTCGGTGTTTTTGACGTAGACAGCAGTGAGGTGGCGTCTTTTGATGGGGTGGATTTGAGGTGGTTGGAAAGGATACTAACAGTCTTCAGTCTATAG
- a CDS encoding ScpA family protein: MATYQIKLPQFEGPFDLLLFFIERDELDIYDIPISQVTNDFLAYLHEAQTMDIDLASEFVLVAATLCRIKAKMLIPRKPVDEEGNEIDPREELVARLLEYKRYKSVLDELRRLETERGMRNYRGNITSELAQIATRALVDVELESVTLFKLLKAYERMLTKMEEAANRPVVHEIAQFSHTIEEQQERILTMVGGITFGKSRPSFTDVFAACKTRIHAIVTFLGLLELLNAREITLIPGEGVNNFWLGLPGGEEE, translated from the coding sequence TTGGCTACCTACCAAATCAAACTCCCCCAATTCGAAGGGCCCTTCGACCTGCTGCTGTTCTTCATTGAGCGGGACGAGCTGGATATCTACGACATCCCCATCAGCCAGGTGACGAACGACTTTCTGGCTTACCTCCACGAGGCGCAGACGATGGATATTGACCTGGCCAGCGAATTCGTTCTCGTGGCCGCTACGCTCTGCCGGATCAAGGCCAAGATGCTCATCCCCCGTAAGCCCGTGGATGAGGAGGGCAACGAAATTGACCCACGCGAAGAGCTCGTCGCCCGGCTACTGGAGTACAAACGGTACAAATCCGTCCTGGACGAGCTTCGCCGCCTGGAGACCGAACGCGGCATGCGTAACTACCGGGGCAACATCACTTCCGAGCTCGCCCAAATTGCCACCCGCGCCCTGGTGGACGTGGAACTCGAATCCGTCACCCTCTTCAAACTCCTGAAGGCCTACGAGCGGATGCTCACGAAGATGGAAGAGGCGGCTAACCGGCCCGTCGTCCACGAGATTGCCCAATTCAGCCACACCATTGAGGAGCAGCAGGAGCGGATCCTGACCATGGTCGGCGGCATCACCTTCGGCAAAAGCCGGCCCAGTTTTACGGATGTCTTTGCGGCCTGCAAGACGAGAATCCACGCCATCGTTACCTTTCTCGGCCTACTCGAATTACTGAATGCGCGAGAGATCACGTTGATTCCCGGGGAGGGGGTGAATAATTTTTGGTTGGGGCTGCCGGGTGGGGAGGAGGAGTGA